In Silene latifolia isolate original U9 population chromosome X, ASM4854445v1, whole genome shotgun sequence, the following proteins share a genomic window:
- the LOC141620788 gene encoding receptor-like protein EIX2 → MNICHHLITAVLPWLILTCHLCHSGLSNSETSSVRCFDRERNALLQFKDGITQDYCGLLASWKDDTDCCQWHGVRCSNYTGHVTMLRLQGSEVSACIEGILSPFLSELEHLRHLDLSFNYFTPPIPSFLGSLTNLEYLNLGYAFETTQINMNISSGNDSYSYHMQNLKWLSHLHPLSHLDLSYNQLEGPVPNQLEGPVPNDLSNLHHLSYLDLSYNQLKGSVPNEFGKLHHLSHLGLSSNQLEGPVPNDFSKLHHLSYLDLSYNQLKGSVPYELNHFYGTIPDNISSLTMLRELYLGGNQISKISKGIIHVSFWNSLPFKLNYLNMSHNQFSGLIPPLVDLSNNFLSGKLPDCWMKFVALSSLHLENNRFYGSIPKSIGTLKNLQYLHLHNNSFSGPIPASLENCTSLAMFGNLELELNSGIEIFQINNFLGEIPASLCQLSNLQILDFAKNHILGVIPKCISNITANTSTGLYFAQGSTLFKGEGLIEEGETAIVTWKGEEQKFKDSLGFVDSLSYVKSIDFSFNELSGEIPDGIFNLTGLVSLDLSNNNMSGSVSSEIGQLTNLELLDLSGNHLTGTIPDSLAKLSSLAILDLSNNNLSGKIPIGTQLQSFDASSYTRNPGLCGAPLLKCPRDQAELNAPIGNNSSSVQEKHENYDLFLGLYISVVLGFIIGFWGVCGSLVIKRSWRHAWFRLIQDTHDRFYETSLGIIPQAWKKPRH, encoded by the exons ATGAATATCTGCCATCACTTGATCACCGCTGTCCTACCATGGCTAATACTGACTTGCCACTTATGCCACTCCGGCCTCAGTAATAGCGAAACCAGTAGTGTTAGGTGCTTTGACAGAGAGAGGAATGCCCTGCTCCAGTTCAAAGATGGCATCACCCAAGATTATTGTGGGCTTCTCGCTTCTTGGAAGGATGATACTGATTGCTGTCAGTGGCATGGAGTCCGTTGCAGTAACTATACAGGTCATGTTACTATGCTCCGCCTTCAAGGTTCTGAAGTTAGTGCTTGTATAGAAGGTATATTGAGTCCTTTCCTTAGCGAGTTAGAGCATTTGAGACATTTGGACCTCAGCTTCAATTATTTTACTCCGCCTATTCCTAGTTTTCTAGGTTCACTTACAAACCTAGAGTATCTTAATTTAGGATATGCCTTTGAGACTACACAAATTAATATGAATATTTCTTCTGGAAATGATTCTTATTCTTATCATATGCAAAATTTGAAGTGGCTTTCGCATCTACACCCTCTATCTCATCTTGACCTCTCTTATAATCAACTAGAAGGTCCCGTTCCGAATCAACTAGAAGGTCCCGTTCCGAATGATTTATCGAACCTACACCATCTTTCTTATCTTGACCTTTCTTATAATCAACTAAAAGGTTCCGTTCCAAATGAATTCGGGAAACTACACCATCTTTCACATCTTGGCCTTTCTAGTAATCAACTAGAAGGTCCCGTTCCGAATGATTTCTCGAAACTACACCATCTTTCTTATCTTGACCTTTCTTATAATCAACTAAAGGGTTCCGTTCCATAtgaacta AATCACTTCTATGGTACCATTCCTGACAATATCAGCTCATTGACGATGCTGAGGGAACTATACCTTGGCGGTAACCAGATCAGCAAGATTAGTAAAG GCATCATTCATGTTTCTTTCTGGAACTCATTGCCATTCAAACTGAATTACTTGAATATGTCTCATAACCAGTTTTCTGGGTTGATTCCGCCTTTG GTTGACTTGTCGAACAACTTCTTGTCTGGAAAGCTTCCAGATTGTTGGATGAAATTTGTTGCTTTAAGCAGTCTACACCTGGAAAACAACAGATTTTATGGAAGTATACCGAAATCCATTGGTACCTTGAAGAACCTTCAGTACTTACACCTACATAATAATAGCTTTTCTGGACCGATCCCGGCTTCACTGGAGAATTGCACATCCCTTGCTATGTTTGGGAACCTTGAATTGGAATTGAATTCCGGAATTGAGATATTTCAAAT AAACAATTTTCTTGGGGAGATACCTGCAAGCTTGTGCCAACTCTCAAATCTTCAAATATTAGACTTTGCTAAGAATCACATCTTAGGAGTGATTCCAAAATGTATAAGTAATATAACGGCAAATACAAGTACAGGGCTATATTTTGCTCAAGGTTCTACTCTTTTTAAGGGTGAGGGTTTAATTGAAGAAGGTGAAACTGCAATTGTTACATGGAAAGGGGAAGAACAGAAGTTTAAAGATTCATTGGGCTTTGTAGATTCATTGAGCTATGTTAAATCAAtagatttttcttttaatgagTTGAGTGGAGAAATCCCAGATGGAATTTTTAATCTCACAGGACTGGTATCCCTAGACTTGTCAAATAACAATATGAGTGGAAGTGTCTCATCAGAAATTGGTCAGCTGACAAATTTAGAGCTTCTTGATTTATCAGGGAACCATCTAACAGGAACAATTCCTGACAGTCTCGCCAAACTAAGCTCTCTAGCAATCTTGGATTTATCGAACAACAATCTCTCGGGAAAAATCCCAATTGGCACTCAGTTGCAGAGCTTCGATGCTTCATCATATACGAGAAACCCTGGACTCTGTGGCGCCCCACTTCTAAAGTGTCCTAGAGATCAAGCAGAACTCAATGCACCTATCGGAAATAACAGTTCTAGTGTCCAAGAAAAGCATGAGAACTATGACTTGTTCCTGGGGTTGTACATAAGTGTAGTGCTTGGCTTTATCATAGGATTTTGGGGAGTTTGTGGGAGTTTGGTTATCAAAAGATCTTGGAGACATGCTTGGTTCCGGCTCATTCAAGACACTCATGATAGGTTTTATGAGACCTCTCTAGGTATCATACCCCAGGCTTGGAAGAAACCTCGACACTAA